GGGCGAGAGATTCCGCGCGCTGAACTGCCCGTGGAGCGAGCGCTCGGCGGCGAGACTGTGCGCACCGAAGAGATGGTCATCCACCGCCCGGATGGTGAGACGGTGACGACGCTCGTGAACGCAACCCCAATCCATTCGGAGGACGGGGAGATTGTGTCGGTCGTGGCCACCATTCAGGACATCACGCCGCTGGAGGAGCTGGAGCGCCTGCGCGCCGAGTTCCTCGGCATGGTGAGTCACGAGCTGCGCACGCCCTTGACCTCCATCAAGGGATCGGCCGCAACCGCTCGGAGCGCCTCGGTCCCACTCGACCCCGCGGAGACGCGGCAGTTCTTTCGCATCATCGAGGAACAAGCCGACCACATGCGGGACCTCATCAACAACCTGCTCGATCTGGCCAGGATCGAAGCCGGCACCCTGTCGGTCGCGCCCGAACCCACGGACGTCGCCGACGTCATTCACGGCGCGCGCGACGCCTTCCTCAGCAGCGGCTACCGGAACAGCGTCGCAGTGTCTGTCGAACCGGACCTCCCCCGGATCCCGCTGGATCGCCAGCGAGCGAGCCAAGTCCTCTACAACCTCTTCTCCAATGCATCGAAATACTCGCGCGAGTGGTCCGCGATACGCGTCACCGCCTCGCTTCAGGACCCGTACGTGGCCGTGAGAGTCGCGGACGAGGGACGGGGAATCTCAGCCGAGCAACTCCCCCGCCTGTTCAGCAAGTTCTCGCGGATCGACTTCGAGCATGGTCCGGAAGTCGAGGGGGCCGGCCTCGGCCTGGCGATCTGCCGCGGCATCGTGGAGGCGCACGGCGGGCGCATCTGGGCCGAGAGCGACGGCGAGGGCCGGGGCACCCGCTTCACGTTTACGCTGCCCGCGGTCGACACGATGGCCGAACCGTCCGCGAGCCCCGCCACGGCGACCGCGCCCGGAGCGTCCGCCGGGTGGGAACGCGTCCTCGCCGTCGACGACGATCCCCAGGTGTTGCGCTACGTGCGCAATGTTCTCTCGGAAGCCGGCTACTCGGTCACCGTCACCAGCGAACCGGATGAATTCGACCGCCTCATCGAGGCCGAGCAGCCGCACCTGGTCCTGCTGAACCTGATGCTGCCCGGCACCAGCGGATTCGAGCTGATCACGCGCATTCCCAACGTGTTCGAAGTTCCGGTCATCTTCCTGTCCGGTCGCGGCCGGGAACAGGACTTTGCCCAAGCCTTCGAAATGGGCGCCGCCGACTATCTGGTCAAGCCGTTTGCGCCAACCGAGCTCGTGGCACGCATCCGGGCGGCGCTGCACAAGCGGTCCGTCTACCGCCAGGCCCAGGCGGTAGAGCCCTTCCGCATTGGCAACCTCACCATCAACTATCTGGAACGCACCGTCACAGAGGCGGGCCGTCCAATCACGCTCACGCCCACCCAATTCAAGCTGCTGGCGGAGCTTTCCAACAATGCCGGACGGGTCCTCTCGCACGACGAGTTGCTCCGAAGTGTCTGGGGGCCGGGCCATTCGGCCGATCAGCCGCTGCTGCGGTCGTTCGTCAAGAGCCTGCGCAGCAAGCTCGGGGACAACGCGAGAGACCCCGTCTACATCTTCACCGAGTCGGGAGTCGGCTACCGCCTGGCAAAGCCGTAGCGGCCGGCGGCGCATCGCCTGACCACGCGGCACCGGCCGCGCGCTCGCGTCCCACCACTGTGCTCCCCTTCACCCGCACCTGACGGATGTCTGAAATGATCGATACGCTCACCACCGCCAAATCCAGTTCCCCCGGGACACCCGGCCTCTCGATCCACCGACGCCGGGATCCCTAGGTGTAGTGACTACACTCCTGACAGTAGCGGAACCTCCGGCGAGCCGTGTTGAAGGACTCCCAGCGTAGGGCCACTCCGACCCGCGGCAATAAGGTCATTCCCATTCATCCAAGCCGAGCAGTTTCCTGCCCAGATCGGTCGAAACGGCAGGCGATTGGGTCCGATGTTCCCAGTCACAAGGATCGCGGGGCCAACCGGGCCCACCGCCTGACGATTCTGCTGGCCTGCGCTCCCGCCACGACTCGATGCGCAATCGCCGCAGCTCCTCATCGTCTTCTTCCGCCCGCCGCGGGATGATGTATCGAGCCAGGCGTGGCTTGTCCGACGTGTTGTGGCCGTTTCCGTGCGCCAGCAGGCGGTCCCAGACCTTCAGGTCGCCGGCTTTGCCGGCTATTGGCTTGACATCAAGTCCATCAAGGGCCGGGGGCCAGGGATCGCGGTCGGCGCGGTGCTGAATTTCACACCCACCGTGTGCGTTCGCGATGGGGAGGTTCACCCCGTTGATCGTCCCCGCACGCGCAAGCGCGCGGTCGCACGGCTCACGTCAATAGTTCGTGAATTGGCTCCAATTCGAATGCTCCATCTCGGCTACACAACGGGTCGAGACGGAGCAACGCCCATCCGCAACGAACTGAGCCGCCTCGTCCCTCGGTACCAGATCATTGATTCCCGCTTGGGACCAGTGCCAGGTACCCACCTGGGACCAAACGCCCTCTCGGTCGCGCTCACTCGAAGCCTTTCAACCCCCACCTAGCCAGCGGCAGAATCAGACGATCACGACGCCCAATTCGAACCGCCGGGTCTTCCTCGTCAGTTCCTATGGGGAACGTCCGCACGACTCGTATCCGGTTCATCGAGCAATCCGTTCCGCACAGCCCAGACGACGATCTCCTGTTTCGAGCTATAGCCCAGCTTCTCCTGTATCCGATACATGGCGTTCCTGATGGTCAGCGGACTATTGCCTCGAGCCTTGGCAATCTCGGCATACGCCTTGCCGTGCGCGAACATGGTGAGTATTTCACGCTCGCGCGCCGTGAGCTCCTGCGATTGCACCGGGCTGGCCGGTGGCGACGGACTGCGCAGATCGGCAAATACCCGGCGAACGATTTCGATCGGCAACCGCGAGCCGCCTTCAGCAACTTCGCGAACGGCGGACAGGAAGTCTTCCTTCCCCGTGAACTTCTGTAGATATCCGGTAGCACCGGCGGCAACAGCGTTGATCACCGCCTCCTCCTCCGTCGAAGCCGTCAGGATCAGTACACGAGTATCGGGTAGAGCGCTCATGATCTCCCGACATGCTTCGGCGCCATCCATGTTCGGCATGAGCACGTCCATGATGACGACATCGGGAACCAGCTCGACCGCCGCTTTCACCGACTCCGAACCGTCCCCGACTTCTCCAACGACCCTGAAACCGGATGAGTGCTCCAGGATTTCGCGCAGTCCCTGTCGGACGATCGGATGATCGTCAACAAGCAGCACCGTGATCTCTTTCGCTTGCAACTTGTCAATCCCCCTCCATAGCACGCTCTCTCGGAACGCGACAGATGACGGACGTACCGCCACCAGCTTCACCAGATTTCACTGAAAGCGCCCCGCCAATGCGTTCAGCATCCAGGCGCATATTCGAGATTCCATGCCCACGCTCCTCAAAGTCGTCCGGAAGCCCCTTGCCATCATCGACCACCATCAGCTGAACTCGCCCGCGCGAAAACTCCAGATCGACCGTCACATTCGATGCTTCGGCATGACGAAATGCATTCGTCAACGCATTGTGCGCAATCAGAAATAGAACGGAGCGAGTCTCAACATCCAACGACGGTTCTTCCCCATCCTGTTCAAGCTTGGCAGGTACAGACGTGATGGCTGTGAACGTGCGAATATGCGTAGCCAACACATCACTGATCATCTTGCCCTCGAATATTCCTCCCATGTTTAGTGGCCGCCGCAACTCCCACATGGCAGATTTGGCGAGAGCCAACGTCGCCTCCAGCGTAGACATCAACCTCTCGTTTGATTTATCAGCGAGATCAAGAGCCGTCTCGATCCCCAGGCTCACCATATACGCCGACTGCGCTGTCGTATCGTGGATCGTTCGTGAGACGTCCATACGCTCTTCAAAGAGAATACGTTCGCTCCTCACTGCCGCGCGCCTGCGCATTCGTTCGATCCGGCTGATCAGATTCACTGTGATCACTACGATATACATTGCCAATATCCGAGCGAATAGCACCTTCTCATCACCCAAGTTTAGATTGAGACCATCTCCTGCATAAACACTGATCACTGAATACAATATCGCCACGAGGGTCGTCCAAATGACCCATACCACAATCGATGTCGACGCCACCGCAATGAGCGCCAGAGCCGGATAGTAAGCTACAAAGAAGAAGTGCTGGAATCCTCCTCCCACGAAAATTACACTCGAGATCAAGATCGCGTCAATCGCGCTTGCCGCAAACATCCAGCGCCACGTAATTGTCCTTCGCAAGAGGATCCCACCGTGCAACCCGGCATTGAACCCCACAAACACGGTCAGAAGTCCTGCAAGAAGCGCGTACGGATAGGTCTCGTGAGAAGGCCGATATGCAAGCAGCACAACGCAACCAAGCGCGAACGTCCACCTCGCCCAAACCGCTATTGTTGCGGCATGCCTGATTTCATCTGGGTGAGTTCGCGCATTGCCTTCAAGCCACGATCGAATATGGACAGGATATTCCTTCAGCTTAACCACCGCTGCGCTCGGTATTATTCGCGGTTTTGACCGGTGCTTCGCGAGTCACTGATAAAGTAGACGTTCGACTCACGCCACAAATCCAACTCGCGGACAAGGCAACGTGCCCAGACCTAACTTGCGGCGCGGTACGATTCCCCCGGCCAGACTAGACAGTCCTATTCTACTGCGCTCGTCTATATGAGAAAAGGTCTGAACATACCTATCGAAAAAGGTACCCAAAGACCCTGCAGCTAAGGCAAGAAGCCGCAACCGCCGGTTGAGCACGATGCACTCTGCATAGACTTCAACGACCATGGCAATGGAGTACGAGAATCGCGACGCATCGATTGTCCAGGACCAGATTCGAACTCCGAATTGCAGCTATCTTTCCAATTTGAGACTCGGCCACCGTTGGCAAATCTTCAGTAGTAAACTCAACGTTCTCGTCAGTTACCCGAAGCGCAACAGTAGCAATCGATACCGAGCAGGTGAAGGACGCGAGGCCGGGGCAATCGGGACTAGGCGGTCGCTGCAAGCGCTCCTGCACGGCACGCGCAGTCAACGCCAGACGCGACCACTTCTAGTTCACAAAGCGAACGGAGCCGCCTGAATTCGGGCGGGTGGTCTGCGGTCCGACCGGGCCGTGTCGATGCGCCGGGGTGCGTGTTGGATGCCGAGTCTGCAGCGTAGCGCTGGCTGCGGGCAATACAGTGTCGGCCAACCCAGGATGCTGAAGAGTCCGTCGACACGGTTGATCCAGACATCCTGATCGTGGACGCACGGCGACGACCCGCGACCGTCGCGCCGCCACCGCTGATCTTCGGCCGCTGCAACGTCGCCCGGCCCCTTCGCTTCGAATTCTGGAGCCCGCACCCGGAATTGAACCGGGGACCTCGTCGTTACCAAGGATTTCGCTCCCAGCGCTGTGGAAAGGACCTGTGGCCCCCGAGCGAAACGCGTCAAATAGTGGTGTGGAGCGGTTCGGACAGTCACTCTTCTGGCGCCCGGTTAGCCCGGATTGACGTGCAGCGGACTCCCGGAGGCCGGATGTCGCGCGCAGTGATTTCCGCGTGATCGGAATCTCGCCGCAACCGGATATTCCAACTCCATGGGGCGCGCCATCCGGTGTGCAATGGCGCCAGCACCGGCCCTGATTGCGGTCCGGCACCCGACGCCTGGCACCGCGTCCGCAGCGCAGCCACGTGCGCCCCAGCCTGGATGGCAGGCGGGTAGCGGTCCGCTTGGGATCGAGGCCAAGAGGGTCGGCCGGACCTCTGCGCAGCAGTCACGATTGGACGTGTCGCGCGGAACCGAGGAATGAAAACACCGGCGGTCTATGCGCCTCACGCCACCCCCGCGTCGGCATGCTCCGCCAGCCCGCCCTCCGTTGACGGGTCAGAACGTTTGGCCTGATACTTATTCGGCCTGTGGTAAATCGACGTGGAATTGTTCATTTGGCGGTGAAATGCCGCGTGCCGCGGGCGCCTGCTGGGGCAGGGGCCCAATCCGCAAATGGGTGCATAGGGGGGATTCGAATGGGACGTGCAGTTGAATCTGGGATGACGCGTCGGCAACTGCTTCGCGCAGCCATGCTGGGCGGCGGATCCGCCACGTTGGCCGCCATTCTTGCGGCGTGCGGCGAGGCCGAGGTCGTTGAGAAGACCGTGACGGTGACGGTCACCGAAGTCAAAGAGGTGGTGAAGGAAGTCCCGGTCGAAACAGTCGTCACCAAAGAGGTGATCAAGGAAGTCCCGGTCGAGACGGTCGTCACCAGGGAGGTGATCAAGGAAGTCCCGGTCGAGACCATCAAAGAGGTCGAGGTCGAGAAAGTCGTCGAGAAGGAAGTCATCCGCGAGGTCGAAGTCCAGAAGGTCGTCACTCGCGAGGTCGAGCGGCCCGTTGACGTACGTCGCGGCGGCACCCTGATATTGCGCCATACGCGAGACCCGCAGGTAGGCGGAATTGAGGGGCCGCAGGCGCTCGCCGAAGTCGACAAGAGCATCGCCTTCATGATTTCCGAGACGATGCTCAAATTCGACTTCGAGAAGGTCGAGCCAGTCCCCTGGCTGGCCGAGGCCTTCGAGATCTCGCCCGACGGCACGTTCATCGACCTGACGATCCGCAGCGGCATCAAGTTTCAAGACGGCACCGACTTCGACGCGGATGCCGCGGTCTTCAACTTGAACCGCGTCTTCGACGCCGAACATCCATTTCACGCGACGGGCGTGTATCCCTACACCAACTGGGCTTTGCTCAGCCACGCCGAGAAGGTGAGCAGCGATGTCGTGCGGGTGTTCTCCGGCCTCGACGCCGACCCGATTCTCCACTGGCGGCTGACGACCGAGGCCACCTACATGACGAGCCCGGCCGCCATCGAGCAGTTTGGGGAAGACATCGATCTCAACCCCGTGGGTACCGGGCCGTTCAAGTTCGACGCCTTTGAGCCGGGCGTTCAACTCAGCCTGGTCCGCAACGAGGACTACTGGAACCCTGACAACGCCCCGTTTCTCGACAAGGTCATCTACCGCATCATTCCGGACGCCCAGGCGGCGGCCGCCGAGTTCCGGGCCGGAAATCTCGATGTGTTCCCGTTTGCGTTGACGCCGGACATCCTGGAACTCAGGGACGACGCCAAGTTCCGGCTGCAGCTGTTCGCCACGAACACCTACTTCTACCTGTCGGCCAACAACGCCATCGATCCGTTCGACAACCCTGAATTTCGCAAGGCGCTGGCCCATGCGTACGACTGGAAGACCCGGATCAAGGAGCTGGAGCCATTCAACGACTACCTGCCCACTCCCTGGTACCCGCACGGGTTTGCCTATAACGGGGACGTGCCGACCTACGAGTACGACCCGGAGAAGTCCCGGCAGATCCTGGAGGACCTTGGCTGGAAGCTGGGCCCCGATGGCGTACGCGTGCGCGAGAGCGACGGCAAGCGCGCCAGCTTCACCATTGCCGCCTGGCTGGCGGCCGGCACTCCGGTGGACGACAACCGCCTCTTCATGCAGCAGAACCTGAAGGACATCGGGATCGAGACGGAATTCTGGATCATGGACCCGTCGGTGGTGTTCGACGACGTGGAAGGCATTCGCAACCCCGACAAGCTCGAACTCTATCCGCTGGGCTGGAATACGGCGCTGCCGGACCCGAGCTTCCTGCTTGACCCGACCTACCTGTGCGAGGAACGCCCGCCGGCCGAAAAAGCGGGCGCAGGCTGGAACTTCGCGCAGTTCTGCGACGCGCGGGTGGACGAACTCTTGACGCAAGCTCGCAAGGACATGAACCCAGAGACCCGCGCCGCCGCCTACCGGGAGGTACAGCAGATCATTGCCGAGGGAGCGATCATGCAATGGGGCGTGCTAAGCCGATTCCCGGTGCTGATCAAGTCCGATGTCCACGGTCTCTTCTACCGACCCTATCGGGTCAACGAGCTCGAGCGCGTCTGGCTCGATCGGTAGGCATCCCCGTCTTCGTTGGGGAGGTCCATCTCCCTACGCGACCCTCCCAGGGCCCTTCGAGGGTCCCCGGAGGGTGCGAGGACGCACCGCTGGGACTCGTCTAGGGTGGGATATGGTTCGCTCGCGACATCCGGGACCCATGCGCCCATCGCCGTGCGGCGGGCGGGACGCTGACGGTCGATGACCGGTTTTCTCCTGCGACGCCTCGGAGCCTCGCTGCTGGTGATTGTCGGCGGAAGCATCCTGGTCTTCGGCGCCCTGCGAGCGATTCCCGGAGATCCCATCCAGTTAATGCTGGGGACTCAGGGCGTGACCAATCCCGAGTTGGTTGCCAGGTATACCGAGCGATTCGGCCTCGATTTGCCGGCGCCCGTTCAGTATCTGTACTGGGTCGGGCAGTTGATCCGCGGCGACCTGGGAGACTCAATCGTCCAACCGCAATCCGTCGGTGAATTCATGCGGATGCGGGCGATCAATACAGCGGTCCTGGGCGCAACGGCCTGGATCATCGCCGTCCTGGCCGGAACTGGGATCGGCATCGTCGCCGCCCTGCTCGTGCATCGCCGCATGTGGGTGGCTGACTATGCGCTGTCCGGCTTCTCGGTGGTCATGATCAGCATCCCCTCGTTCTCGCTCGCGCTGATCTTGATGATCATCTTCGGGGTCAATCTCGGTTGGCTGCCCGTCTTGGGTATGCAATCGGTTGAGGATTCCGGCCTACTCGACCGGCTGCGCCACCTGGTGCTGCCGGCGGTGACGCTGGCCACAGTGCCCGGCTTCGTGCTCGGGCGCATCGTCAAAGCGGCGATCACCGACGCCCTCCTCGGCGACTATGCGCGCACCGCCTATGCCAAGGGGCTGTCCGAGCGCCGCGTGTTTCTGGTCCACGTGCTGCGCAACGCGATGGTTCCAATCGTCACCAACACCGGACTGATGTTTGGCGGGTTCCTCTCCGGATCGGTGCTGGTGGAGTTCATGTTCGCTTGGCCGGGTCTCGGGCGCGGGCTGGTAAACGCCATCCTCGCGAGGGACTTCCCAATCGTGCAGGGCATCACGCTGCTCATCCTCGTGATCTTTACCGTCGTCAATCTCCTCGTCGATCTTTCCTACGGCCTCATCGATCCGAGGATTCGCTATGCGCGGGCCTGATCCGGTGGATTCGGCGGTGCACGGCGGCAACCGCGTCAGGTTGCCCGGAGCCGGTCACACCGCCGCCCTTGCCGCGTGGGTCGGTGCGAATCGATGGATCTCGGTCCTGTTGGCCGTTGCCGCGGCGATGATGGTGTTCGCCATCATTGCTCCGTGGATCGCGCCGGGCGATCCAACGGAGGTCGTGCTGTCGCAGCGATACCTGCCGCTATGGTCGAATGGGCATGCGCTGGGAACCGATCATCTGGGCCGCGACTACCTCAGCCGGCTGATCGTCGGCGGCCGGCTCTCGATCATGGCGGGGCTCATCCCGGCCTTCGGAGCGATGGTCGCCGGCCTTGTCATCGGCATGACGAGTGGCTACTTCGGGGGCTGGGTGGATTCGGTGCTCATGCGGATCATCGACGTGCTGCTCGCGTTCCCGTTCCTTTTGCTGGTAATCCTCATGGTCGCCGTGCTGGGAACGGATATTCGGAATGCCATGATCGCCCTGATGATCGGCGGCACTCCGGGGACGGCCCGGACCCTGCGCAGCCTGGTGCTCTCGATCAAGCAGCGCCCCTTTGTCGAGGCGGCAGAGGTTTCCGGGCTCGGCGGCTGGCGGATCATCCGGTACGAGATATTTCCAAACGTGCTGCCGCTGGCAGTAGCGCTCATGACCATCCAGATGAGCTGGATGATTGTGGCAATCGCCGGGCTCAGCTTTCTCGGTCTGGGCGTCAGACCGCCGGATGCGGACTGGGGCACGCTCATCGCCGAAGCGCGCGGCCACATTTTTCGGGCCCCCTTCCTCGCATTGATTCCGAGTGTCTTGGTGGCGTTGGTTTCGTTTGTGTTCTTCGTGCTGGGGGACGCCCTGCAACGGACGCTGGGCGAGGAACGAGTTCGGTAGGCCTCGAATGGGCGATTGCGAGCGCGCGGGGAGGATGCCGGCGAAGATGAACCGGTTGGTGGGAGGAGGCGTCGGGAA
The sequence above is a segment of the Chloroflexota bacterium genome. Coding sequences within it:
- a CDS encoding ABC transporter substrate-binding protein, with product MTRRQLLRAAMLGGGSATLAAILAACGEAEVVEKTVTVTVTEVKEVVKEVPVETVVTKEVIKEVPVETVVTREVIKEVPVETIKEVEVEKVVEKEVIREVEVQKVVTREVERPVDVRRGGTLILRHTRDPQVGGIEGPQALAEVDKSIAFMISETMLKFDFEKVEPVPWLAEAFEISPDGTFIDLTIRSGIKFQDGTDFDADAAVFNLNRVFDAEHPFHATGVYPYTNWALLSHAEKVSSDVVRVFSGLDADPILHWRLTTEATYMTSPAAIEQFGEDIDLNPVGTGPFKFDAFEPGVQLSLVRNEDYWNPDNAPFLDKVIYRIIPDAQAAAAEFRAGNLDVFPFALTPDILELRDDAKFRLQLFATNTYFYLSANNAIDPFDNPEFRKALAHAYDWKTRIKELEPFNDYLPTPWYPHGFAYNGDVPTYEYDPEKSRQILEDLGWKLGPDGVRVRESDGKRASFTIAAWLAAGTPVDDNRLFMQQNLKDIGIETEFWIMDPSVVFDDVEGIRNPDKLELYPLGWNTALPDPSFLLDPTYLCEERPPAEKAGAGWNFAQFCDARVDELLTQARKDMNPETRAAAYREVQQIIAEGAIMQWGVLSRFPVLIKSDVHGLFYRPYRVNELERVWLDR
- a CDS encoding response regulator transcription factor gives rise to the protein MQAKEITVLLVDDHPIVRQGLREILEHSSGFRVVGEVGDGSESVKAAVELVPDVVIMDVLMPNMDGAEACREIMSALPDTRVLILTASTEEEAVINAVAAGATGYLQKFTGKEDFLSAVREVAEGGSRLPIEIVRRVFADLRSPSPPASPVQSQELTAREREILTMFAHGKAYAEIAKARGNSPLTIRNAMYRIQEKLGYSSKQEIVVWAVRNGLLDEPDTSRADVPHRN
- a CDS encoding histidine kinase codes for the protein MVKLKEYPVHIRSWLEGNARTHPDEIRHAATIAVWARWTFALGCVVLLAYRPSHETYPYALLAGLLTVFVGFNAGLHGGILLRRTITWRWMFAASAIDAILISSVIFVGGGFQHFFFVAYYPALALIAVASTSIVVWVIWTTLVAILYSVISVYAGDGLNLNLGDEKVLFARILAMYIVVITVNLISRIERMRRRAAVRSERILFEERMDVSRTIHDTTAQSAYMVSLGIETALDLADKSNERLMSTLEATLALAKSAMWELRRPLNMGGIFEGKMISDVLATHIRTFTAITSVPAKLEQDGEEPSLDVETRSVLFLIAHNALTNAFRHAEASNVTVDLEFSRGRVQLMVVDDGKGLPDDFEERGHGISNMRLDAERIGGALSVKSGEAGGGTSVICRVPRERAMEGD
- a CDS encoding ABC transporter permease produces the protein MTGFLLRRLGASLLVIVGGSILVFGALRAIPGDPIQLMLGTQGVTNPELVARYTERFGLDLPAPVQYLYWVGQLIRGDLGDSIVQPQSVGEFMRMRAINTAVLGATAWIIAVLAGTGIGIVAALLVHRRMWVADYALSGFSVVMISIPSFSLALILMIIFGVNLGWLPVLGMQSVEDSGLLDRLRHLVLPAVTLATVPGFVLGRIVKAAITDALLGDYARTAYAKGLSERRVFLVHVLRNAMVPIVTNTGLMFGGFLSGSVLVEFMFAWPGLGRGLVNAILARDFPIVQGITLLILVIFTVVNLLVDLSYGLIDPRIRYARA
- a CDS encoding ABC transporter permease, translating into MRGPDPVDSAVHGGNRVRLPGAGHTAALAAWVGANRWISVLLAVAAAMMVFAIIAPWIAPGDPTEVVLSQRYLPLWSNGHALGTDHLGRDYLSRLIVGGRLSIMAGLIPAFGAMVAGLVIGMTSGYFGGWVDSVLMRIIDVLLAFPFLLLVILMVAVLGTDIRNAMIALMIGGTPGTARTLRSLVLSIKQRPFVEAAEVSGLGGWRIIRYEIFPNVLPLAVALMTIQMSWMIVAIAGLSFLGLGVRPPDADWGTLIAEARGHIFRAPFLALIPSVLVALVSFVFFVLGDALQRTLGEERVR
- a CDS encoding response regulator, with the translated sequence MFTHRRHGRLSLTKWTASGGKTLQDREDLRSENERLRSRISRLTDAILRISQHLELETVLQKIADSARSLTDARFAAITTQDDAGEAQDLVFSGLTAIEIQEFSAIPNGPALFHYLSGLQEPLRTRDFVAHISLAGFPDLKLPIGTFLGAQIRDRGNQIGNIYIGEKKRGQDFTLEDEETLEVFAAQAATAITNARRYGDEQRAKADQAALVDTSPVGVLVVDANTRDIVQFNEEARRIGGGLLGRGRSLEQALSLFTFRRLDGREIPRAELPVERALGGETVRTEEMVIHRPDGETVTTLVNATPIHSEDGEIVSVVATIQDITPLEELERLRAEFLGMVSHELRTPLTSIKGSAATARSASVPLDPAETRQFFRIIEEQADHMRDLINNLLDLARIEAGTLSVAPEPTDVADVIHGARDAFLSSGYRNSVAVSVEPDLPRIPLDRQRASQVLYNLFSNASKYSREWSAIRVTASLQDPYVAVRVADEGRGISAEQLPRLFSKFSRIDFEHGPEVEGAGLGLAICRGIVEAHGGRIWAESDGEGRGTRFTFTLPAVDTMAEPSASPATATAPGASAGWERVLAVDDDPQVLRYVRNVLSEAGYSVTVTSEPDEFDRLIEAEQPHLVLLNLMLPGTSGFELITRIPNVFEVPVIFLSGRGREQDFAQAFEMGAADYLVKPFAPTELVARIRAALHKRSVYRQAQAVEPFRIGNLTINYLERTVTEAGRPITLTPTQFKLLAELSNNAGRVLSHDELLRSVWGPGHSADQPLLRSFVKSLRSKLGDNARDPVYIFTESGVGYRLAKP